The following proteins come from a genomic window of Terribacillus aidingensis:
- a CDS encoding methyl-accepting chemotaxis protein, whose translation MKLTRKLFLQAAGTSALALALIAFIIFSMIRINASSYEQVQHLLHLQQLDSQLNNAGQVLRNTTTIRTDASAADLRSYMEQSNSSFKQLLQSSEGQSAAYLEAGKEKYDDWQAEVTSLLTNVNEMDALRLSSRVQGLLNDIYMANAYSTAAYEDEQLALQNQITFVIVVSVIGVLLLIVITNYTSRRTSKSIADPLLALASRTNQIAAGDLTVGPLEKTGSLEISEMNQAFGQMTEQLKNLIGSIEKASDEVAGMSVEIDKDNQNLQGLHKEIAASVGEITSGSQRISADLQQTVTLIEQMDKQGSANSAFATETVALGKLASEAAVRGRETVHNQQQLMVKNGESRDLMEASLRGFIQYSQQIEQMVASVSSVAEQTNLLALNAAIEAARAGEAGKGFAVVADEIRKLADESKSSADAIYQTVGSIRQGTMSLSEAVQFGHEIAKAETASMESMESSFMEIEEKFQSISNRLQQIQSGSIQSERLGAEVLGRVEQISSTLQENTAKTDIVHHSTNAQYGAYEQLAITVGQLDRVTRELQEAVSVFRTEAAES comes from the coding sequence ATGAAACTGACACGGAAACTATTCCTGCAGGCAGCAGGGACGAGTGCTTTGGCATTGGCGCTCATTGCTTTTATCATTTTCAGTATGATAAGGATCAATGCTTCGAGTTATGAGCAAGTTCAGCATCTCCTTCACCTCCAACAGCTTGACAGTCAGCTGAACAATGCCGGACAGGTACTGCGGAATACGACTACAATCCGCACGGATGCTTCCGCGGCTGATTTACGCTCTTACATGGAACAAAGCAATTCAAGCTTCAAGCAGCTTTTGCAATCATCGGAAGGGCAGTCAGCAGCATATCTTGAGGCGGGAAAGGAAAAATATGATGACTGGCAGGCAGAAGTAACGAGTCTGCTGACTAATGTGAATGAGATGGATGCGCTGCGGTTATCAAGCCGTGTCCAAGGACTGCTGAATGATATTTATATGGCGAACGCATACAGTACAGCAGCTTATGAGGATGAACAGCTTGCCCTGCAGAATCAGATTACATTTGTGATTGTGGTGTCTGTTATAGGCGTATTGCTGCTCATAGTTATCACAAACTACACATCTCGAAGAACGAGTAAGTCGATTGCAGATCCCCTATTGGCACTCGCATCCAGGACGAACCAAATTGCAGCGGGTGATCTAACGGTGGGACCGTTAGAGAAAACAGGTAGTCTGGAAATCAGTGAGATGAACCAAGCCTTCGGACAAATGACGGAGCAGTTGAAGAATTTGATTGGTTCCATTGAGAAGGCCAGTGATGAAGTAGCTGGAATGTCTGTTGAAATTGATAAAGACAACCAGAATCTACAGGGGCTCCATAAAGAAATTGCTGCTTCAGTTGGGGAAATCACTTCCGGATCGCAGCGTATTTCAGCAGATTTGCAGCAGACGGTGACGCTGATAGAGCAGATGGATAAGCAAGGCAGTGCAAACAGTGCGTTTGCTACAGAAACAGTCGCACTGGGTAAACTTGCGTCTGAGGCAGCGGTGCGCGGCAGGGAAACTGTACATAACCAGCAGCAGCTCATGGTCAAAAACGGAGAAAGCAGAGACTTGATGGAAGCATCGCTTCGAGGTTTCATCCAATACTCCCAGCAAATCGAGCAAATGGTAGCATCGGTATCCTCTGTAGCTGAACAGACCAATCTGCTTGCGCTAAACGCCGCAATTGAGGCTGCAAGAGCGGGTGAAGCGGGGAAAGGCTTTGCTGTCGTTGCAGATGAAATTAGAAAACTGGCGGATGAGTCCAAATCATCTGCAGATGCTATTTATCAGACGGTAGGGTCGATTCGACAGGGTACTATGAGTTTATCCGAAGCTGTGCAATTCGGCCATGAAATTGCCAAAGCGGAAACAGCTTCTATGGAAAGTATGGAAAGCTCATTCATGGAGATTGAAGAAAAGTTTCAGTCCATCTCGAATCGGCTGCAGCAAATCCAAAGCGGCAGCATCCAATCGGAGCGACTGGGAGCTGAGGTACTAGGCAGGGTAGAACAAATCAGCAGTACCCTTCAGGAAAATACTGCGAAGACCGATATCGTCCATCATTCCACCAATGCCCAGTATGGAGCATATGAGCAGCTGGCAATTACAGTCGGTCAGCTTGACCGTGTAACACGTGAACTGCAGGAGGCTGTTTCGGTGTTCCGGACGGAAGCTGCCGAATCTTGA
- a CDS encoding BMP family ABC transporter substrate-binding protein — protein MYKYILIPICALILCYLSGCAANPAAAKLDEEKRIGIVLTEAGLGDQEGNDLAIEGLTKARDRLDIIYSYKEITAELTYEKALKELADEGMDTIITLETAAEDAVTSESKVNPDITYIAFETELKGENLFGYSFDAKQAGYLAGVAAATVTQSGKAGFVGESSSAYLEGFEQGIADTSKDTELLVRETSPDDKAAGSKAAKEMIAEGADILFAEPGDAGKAMLQQAALANVYAIGAGGDQSYLAPENVVTSAQVQIDHIIFDFLERLSKGKELPENHMIGLEEQAVGLSPIAVVSITDTVEGKVHTATQKLLESE, from the coding sequence ATGTATAAGTACATCCTAATACCTATTTGTGCCTTGATTCTATGTTATTTATCTGGGTGTGCGGCAAACCCGGCAGCAGCTAAATTGGATGAAGAAAAACGTATCGGTATCGTTTTGACAGAAGCAGGGCTCGGAGATCAGGAAGGGAATGATTTAGCGATCGAGGGACTGACAAAAGCGAGAGACCGACTTGATATCATTTATTCATATAAAGAGATCACTGCAGAATTAACCTATGAGAAAGCATTAAAGGAACTAGCAGATGAAGGAATGGACACGATTATCACGTTGGAAACAGCAGCGGAGGATGCGGTAACCAGTGAGTCGAAGGTCAATCCCGATATTACATACATAGCTTTTGAGACGGAGCTGAAAGGAGAAAATCTGTTCGGCTACTCATTTGATGCAAAGCAGGCAGGTTATTTGGCTGGGGTGGCGGCTGCCACTGTGACGCAGTCTGGTAAAGCAGGGTTCGTTGGTGAGTCGTCCAGTGCTTACCTGGAAGGTTTCGAACAAGGAATTGCAGATACGTCCAAGGATACCGAACTGCTCGTTCGGGAGACTTCGCCAGATGATAAGGCAGCGGGCAGCAAAGCGGCAAAGGAAATGATTGCTGAAGGAGCAGATATTCTTTTCGCTGAGCCTGGCGATGCTGGAAAGGCAATGCTGCAGCAAGCAGCACTCGCGAATGTATATGCGATCGGCGCTGGAGGTGACCAGAGCTATCTCGCTCCTGAAAATGTCGTCACGTCTGCTCAGGTGCAAATTGATCATATTATATTTGATTTTCTTGAACGGTTATCAAAAGGTAAAGAGTTGCCTGAAAATCATATGATCGGTTTAGAAGAGCAGGCTGTCGGGTTAAGTCCTATCGCTGTTGTCAGTATTACCGACACAGTTGAAGGGAAAGTCCATACAGCGACACAAAAGCTGTTAGAATCGGAGTGA
- a CDS encoding class I SAM-dependent methyltransferase, giving the protein MLKHVIAYAHELMEQVIQPGDTVIDATCGNGNDTLVLSRYVGEEGKVLAFDIQEQAIEMTSKHLSLHDVTNTTLILDSHQRVDHYITPEDEGKLAGAIFNLGYLPGSSKAITTNAESTITAIEKIRHAMKPGGRIVLVVYHGHPEGAIEKEGLLAHVKDYDQKHYAVLQYRFLNQKNTPPFIIAIEKKK; this is encoded by the coding sequence ATGCTAAAACACGTTATCGCTTATGCACACGAACTGATGGAGCAAGTGATTCAGCCAGGAGATACAGTCATTGATGCAACATGCGGAAATGGGAACGATACACTCGTACTCAGCCGTTATGTCGGCGAAGAAGGAAAGGTGCTGGCATTCGATATACAGGAGCAGGCCATCGAAATGACGAGTAAGCACTTAAGCCTGCATGATGTCACGAATACGACTTTGATTCTGGACAGCCACCAGCGTGTCGATCATTATATAACTCCCGAAGATGAAGGGAAGCTTGCTGGAGCCATCTTCAATTTAGGCTATTTGCCAGGGAGCAGTAAAGCTATTACCACCAATGCAGAAAGCACGATTACTGCAATTGAGAAAATCCGTCATGCAATGAAACCCGGCGGCAGAATCGTTTTGGTCGTTTATCATGGCCATCCGGAAGGCGCCATTGAAAAAGAAGGACTGCTTGCCCACGTAAAGGATTATGATCAAAAACATTACGCCGTCTTGCAGTACCGTTTCCTTAACCAAAAGAATACCCCTCCATTCATCATTGCAATCGAGAAGAAAAAGTGA
- a CDS encoding alpha/beta hydrolase, translated as MGQQISNVKPLCPPGRPPRYEDIPFAEVALDTGESYTLKMDIYQDLNQKTPGPCIIYYFGGGWMYGEYKQVTQKAVYFRELIKLVEQGYTIVSPSYRLASQSVFPACIHDCKGVVRYLKANSNRYHIDLERIGVLGNSAGGHLAAMVAMSANCREMEGDVGGNQEYTSAVRAAAIFYAPSDLVELIKNDANTALKNLSGTEVDHADKSMDTVITQILGYTEPGKSLLDLNGLLESGDTSELDWKYIELAKKCSPITYASADSPPMMILHGGKDPLVPIEQSENLYKALVSSNAEAMYLSASKANHGPTMGEEADQMAYQFLKNRL; from the coding sequence ATGGGACAACAGATTTCTAATGTAAAACCATTATGTCCGCCAGGCCGTCCGCCGCGCTACGAAGATATACCCTTTGCCGAGGTCGCGCTTGATACTGGTGAGTCATACACACTGAAAATGGACATTTATCAAGACCTTAACCAGAAAACTCCAGGTCCCTGCATCATTTACTATTTTGGTGGTGGGTGGATGTATGGAGAATACAAGCAGGTTACCCAGAAAGCAGTTTATTTCAGGGAACTTATAAAGTTGGTAGAACAAGGATACACCATTGTATCTCCATCCTATCGCTTGGCCAGTCAGTCTGTTTTCCCAGCGTGCATTCATGACTGCAAGGGAGTGGTGCGTTATTTGAAAGCGAATTCAAATAGATACCATATCGATCTTGAACGAATTGGCGTGTTGGGGAACTCTGCTGGAGGACATCTAGCAGCAATGGTCGCAATGAGCGCAAATTGCAGAGAAATGGAAGGGGATGTCGGCGGTAACCAAGAATATACAAGTGCGGTAAGGGCAGCAGCAATTTTTTATGCGCCATCCGACTTAGTAGAACTCATCAAAAATGATGCCAATACAGCATTAAAGAATCTGTCTGGAACAGAAGTTGATCATGCAGACAAGTCCATGGATACTGTTATAACCCAAATTCTTGGATATACTGAGCCTGGAAAATCGTTGTTGGATTTGAATGGATTGCTGGAAAGCGGTGATACGAGTGAACTGGATTGGAAGTATATAGAATTAGCCAAAAAATGCAGTCCGATTACATACGCAAGCGCCGATAGTCCACCGATGATGATTTTGCATGGGGGTAAAGACCCTCTGGTACCTATTGAGCAAAGCGAGAATCTTTATAAAGCCCTAGTGTCTTCAAATGCGGAGGCTATGTATCTATCTGCTTCCAAGGCTAATCACGGCCCCACAATGGGAGAGGAAGCTGATCAGATGGCGTATCAGTTTTTAAAAAACAGACTTTGA
- a CDS encoding SLC13 family permease: MTMDMYLALGILVLMIVMIMSDKFAFGAPPLIASLLLVVTGLATVPEAFAGFVNSSVIMVAGFMVVMAGLMKTSVIGKVQSSMLALVNKGGYKSYALLIVVVMFGASLAGPGSTGYYVLILSLISTIPYNKKMPTSKLMMPLGFATNHPLIPFNVALFYGVTVSVLETAGFTGGLSMSKFAVVNFILTLGFLAWALVAYRLLPDHPISEDSGFDEVAVASEINTMPQWKEYATIAAFVLSVAGMMLMNLFGEAAYVIPGLAGAFLLIINVLDFKEVRDNMGAPVILLMAGVIGVANALAETGFTAMVGDYVANSLGTNISPFMLIFIFALLTSTCATFTGSNMGSVYIFAPIAIATSLSLGLDPTAAAVAVVISAWNGGYMPVDGMPAMILGMGKYKLPQFWLFSVPMYVIRIFALSVGAMIMFPVS; this comes from the coding sequence ATGACAATGGATATGTATCTTGCACTTGGTATCTTGGTGCTGATGATTGTGATGATCATGTCAGATAAGTTTGCCTTCGGCGCACCACCACTCATAGCTTCCCTTTTGCTTGTAGTGACAGGTCTGGCCACAGTTCCCGAGGCTTTCGCCGGCTTTGTAAACTCAAGCGTTATCATGGTCGCCGGCTTTATGGTTGTCATGGCGGGACTAATGAAGACGAGTGTAATTGGTAAGGTTCAAAGTTCTATGCTTGCTTTGGTGAATAAGGGAGGATACAAAAGTTATGCTCTTTTGATTGTAGTGGTTATGTTTGGTGCCAGTTTAGCTGGACCTGGTTCCACTGGATACTACGTGCTTATTTTATCTTTGATATCTACTATCCCTTACAATAAAAAAATGCCTACGTCTAAATTAATGATGCCTTTGGGATTTGCGACTAACCATCCTTTGATTCCTTTTAATGTGGCGCTGTTTTATGGTGTTACTGTCAGTGTACTAGAAACAGCTGGATTTACCGGCGGGCTTTCTATGTCTAAGTTTGCAGTGGTGAATTTCATCTTGACCCTTGGTTTCTTGGCATGGGCTTTGGTTGCTTATCGTCTACTGCCGGATCATCCGATTTCGGAAGATTCTGGATTTGATGAGGTGGCAGTTGCTTCTGAGATCAATACCATGCCTCAATGGAAAGAATACGCTACGATAGCAGCTTTTGTCTTAAGTGTAGCAGGCATGATGCTCATGAATTTGTTTGGCGAAGCGGCTTATGTAATACCTGGCCTGGCTGGGGCATTCTTGCTGATAATTAATGTACTTGACTTCAAGGAAGTTCGAGATAATATGGGTGCACCCGTCATCCTGTTAATGGCTGGTGTTATAGGGGTTGCCAATGCGTTGGCTGAGACTGGATTCACAGCTATGGTAGGAGACTACGTGGCAAATTCATTAGGGACTAATATCAGTCCATTCATGCTGATCTTCATTTTTGCTCTTTTAACTAGTACATGTGCTACGTTTACTGGTTCAAATATGGGTTCTGTATATATCTTTGCACCGATCGCTATTGCAACAAGCCTGAGTTTGGGTCTTGATCCAACTGCTGCAGCAGTTGCAGTTGTAATATCTGCATGGAACGGCGGCTACATGCCAGTCGATGGTATGCCTGCTATGATCTTAGGTATGGGTAAGTATAAGCTGCCGCAGTTCTGGCTGTTCTCCGTTCCTATGTATGTGATTCGAATTTTCGCGCTAAGTGTTGGTGCGATGATTATGTTCCCTGTAAGTTGA
- a CDS encoding sialidase family protein yields MSNKIVINESIPNGKLYHDAYTNIDFSLIPSGPFSTAHAPTVTKLENGDLLCAWFAGSFEGSPDISIVLSKFDHLSQEWNEPKIISQDDTRSEQNPSFFHAPDNSVWLIYTSQEGRQPDKDNMQFTSIIKYQKTSDNGESWSEPEVLFNQQGTFARQAIQVLSNGRWIFSTWVCEDSEFGLTNDPTVMHVSDDEGLTWKEVRMPDSNGRVHANVIELENGHLVAFMRSRFADYIYRSESTDYGDSWTAPEPTTLPNNNSSVSAIKLDNGAIAIAYNANSANNPEKGKVAWPGLRNPVVVSVSEDAGKTWPIGRIIEHAEGFIGVENKTNNSQFEYPTIYQDPQGYLHLVYAYKNRMCVKYNGFTVEDIYGAKREYEGVYNPTSGEIS; encoded by the coding sequence ATGAGTAATAAAATAGTAATTAACGAGTCAATTCCAAACGGTAAATTATATCATGATGCATATACAAATATTGATTTTTCTTTGATTCCATCTGGACCATTTTCAACTGCACATGCACCGACTGTTACAAAGTTGGAAAATGGTGATTTGCTATGTGCATGGTTTGCTGGTTCATTTGAAGGCAGCCCGGATATTTCAATTGTATTATCTAAATTCGATCATCTCTCCCAAGAGTGGAACGAACCGAAAATCATCTCACAGGACGATACGCGCAGTGAGCAAAACCCATCATTCTTCCATGCACCTGATAATTCCGTTTGGTTGATCTATACTTCCCAGGAAGGCAGACAGCCAGACAAAGATAATATGCAATTCACTTCCATTATTAAGTATCAAAAAACAAGTGACAATGGTGAAAGTTGGTCCGAGCCAGAAGTGTTGTTCAACCAGCAAGGTACTTTTGCACGACAAGCTATTCAAGTATTAAGTAATGGCAGATGGATTTTCAGCACGTGGGTATGTGAAGATTCCGAATTTGGTCTAACGAATGATCCCACAGTAATGCATGTGTCGGACGATGAAGGACTAACTTGGAAGGAAGTACGTATGCCTGATAGTAATGGACGAGTACATGCCAACGTCATAGAATTGGAGAATGGTCATCTAGTGGCATTTATGAGAAGCAGATTCGCAGATTATATATATAGAAGTGAGTCGACCGATTATGGAGATTCTTGGACAGCTCCCGAGCCAACAACCTTGCCAAATAACAATTCAAGTGTAAGCGCAATCAAATTGGATAACGGTGCAATTGCGATTGCATATAACGCTAATTCAGCTAATAACCCTGAAAAAGGCAAAGTAGCTTGGCCTGGATTAAGAAACCCTGTCGTAGTTTCAGTGTCGGAGGATGCAGGTAAAACTTGGCCGATTGGCCGGATTATTGAACACGCTGAAGGTTTCATTGGAGTGGAGAATAAAACGAACAATTCACAGTTCGAATATCCAACTATTTATCAAGATCCGCAAGGGTATCTACACCTAGTCTACGCGTATAAGAATAGAATGTGTGTAAAATATAATGGTTTTACAGTTGAGGACATTTATGGCGCAAAGCGCGAATACGAAGGGGTCTACAACCCAACTTCTGGAGAAATAAGCTAA
- a CDS encoding YhcH/YjgK/YiaL family protein yields the protein MYRYSNCIGWIGISEYVAWAPIDQLAVDVTYNAEKDVVRLNGSPKMTMKINKGMAYICLPHDGHKSLKHIDKATSYKKAVIKIEI from the coding sequence ATATATCGATATTCAAATTGTATTGGATGGATCGGAATATCGGAATATGTAGCATGGGCACCCATTGATCAATTAGCAGTAGATGTTACATACAATGCCGAAAAAGATGTCGTTCGATTAAACGGCAGTCCGAAAATGACTATGAAAATCAATAAAGGCATGGCCTACATTTGTCTGCCTCACGATGGACATAAATCTCTAAAACATATAGATAAAGCGACGAGTTATAAAAAAGCAGTTATTAAAATCGAAATTTAA
- a CDS encoding YhcH/YjgK/YiaL family protein: MIFDVIENLDEYKSLNPKIDNGLKKFKEAEIDYNKRFDFDGGYLFFQEGSTTPIDEGTFEAHKKYIDIQIVLDGSEYRNM; encoded by the coding sequence GTGATTTTCGATGTAATAGAGAATTTGGATGAGTATAAATCCTTAAATCCAAAAATCGACAACGGTTTAAAGAAATTCAAAGAAGCAGAGATAGATTATAATAAGCGATTTGATTTTGATGGAGGCTATTTGTTCTTTCAGGAAGGATCTACGACTCCCATAGATGAAGGGACATTTGAAGCTCATAAAAAATATATCGATATTCAAATTGTATTGGATGGATCGGAATATCGGAATATGTAG
- the pdxA gene encoding 4-hydroxythreonine-4-phosphate dehydrogenase PdxA, translating to MKPIIGITMGDAAGVGPEIIVKALSHTAVYEICRPIVIGDAKIIERAIRITQSPLTVETVSSVSDSKFEFGRIDCIDLDLLPADLPFGELSPKAGDAAFQYLKKAVELAKKKEIQSICTAPLNKEALHKGGHLYPGHTEILAELTETADYSMMLSSPKLKVIHLTTHVGLIKAVESITPERTYKVVKLAHETLTRAGYTNPSIAVCGINPHAGENGLFGEGEEEEKLVPGIQEAFSEGINVSGPHPADTVFFRAVRGDFDLIVACYHDQGHVPIKVLGLEEGVNITVGLNGGVIRTSVDHGTAFDIAGKNIADERSMLAAIQSAADLSPKEVLK from the coding sequence ATGAAGCCGATTATAGGGATTACCATGGGAGATGCCGCAGGTGTAGGTCCTGAAATTATTGTAAAAGCCTTGAGCCATACAGCTGTTTACGAAATATGCAGACCAATTGTGATCGGTGATGCGAAAATAATTGAAAGAGCCATCCGCATCACACAATCTCCATTAACCGTTGAGACTGTTTCATCTGTCTCAGATAGTAAATTTGAATTTGGCAGAATCGATTGTATTGATTTGGATTTATTGCCAGCTGATTTACCTTTTGGAGAGTTATCCCCAAAAGCAGGAGATGCTGCCTTCCAATATTTGAAAAAGGCAGTTGAGTTAGCTAAAAAGAAGGAGATTCAATCAATCTGTACCGCGCCATTAAATAAAGAAGCCCTTCACAAAGGAGGACATCTATATCCAGGACATACTGAAATTCTTGCAGAGTTAACGGAAACAGCTGATTATTCCATGATGTTATCTTCGCCAAAACTAAAAGTCATCCATTTAACCACACACGTTGGCTTGATTAAAGCAGTAGAGTCTATCACGCCAGAACGTACGTATAAGGTTGTAAAGCTTGCTCACGAAACGTTGACACGTGCAGGATATACAAATCCAAGCATCGCGGTTTGCGGAATTAATCCACACGCGGGTGAAAATGGGTTGTTTGGTGAAGGGGAAGAAGAAGAAAAACTAGTTCCTGGAATACAGGAAGCATTTTCTGAAGGCATAAATGTAAGCGGTCCGCATCCTGCAGACACTGTGTTTTTCCGAGCAGTTCGTGGTGATTTTGATCTGATCGTTGCCTGTTATCATGATCAAGGCCATGTTCCGATAAAGGTCTTAGGCTTGGAAGAGGGGGTCAATATCACGGTTGGTTTAAATGGCGGTGTTATTCGTACCTCTGTAGACCATGGTACTGCATTTGATATTGCCGGGAAAAATATTGCAGATGAAAGAAGTATGCTTGCAGCTATCCAATCGGCAGCTGACTTGTCTCCAAAGGAAGTTTTGAAATAA
- a CDS encoding iron-containing alcohol dehydrogenase, which produces MQKLYKFQTADHIIAGPNSLGDLGEQLHLVGTKIQSALIITQPPMKDLGFVDQITNQLSAKGIKAEVNTNILPEPTVENIEEVFQSTSTENYDVLIGIGGGSVLDTTKILSVLRTNDKSVRELLGTDLVEKPGTPTVLIPTTSGTGAEVTPNAIVTLPDEELKVGIVSKHLLPNIVILDPLLTLGLPKPITAATGMDAFTHSLESFISNKANLISDMVALESIRLISASIVEAYQNGQSVEAREKMLVGSMYGGMALTAAGTAAVHALAYPLGGKFKIPHGVANSMLLPHVMEFNMDSIIDRLYLVAEPMDIEIQGLSKEEVAQNVVDRIVEWTNILEIPQNLKEYGVTEEDIPELAISASKVTRLLDNNPKDVSVEDMEAIYRKLLV; this is translated from the coding sequence ATGCAAAAGTTATATAAATTTCAAACAGCAGACCATATTATTGCCGGACCAAATTCTCTTGGTGATTTAGGAGAGCAACTTCATTTAGTAGGCACAAAAATACAGTCGGCTTTAATTATTACACAGCCACCAATGAAAGATTTAGGGTTTGTAGATCAAATAACAAACCAACTATCAGCAAAGGGTATAAAGGCGGAAGTTAATACGAACATCCTTCCTGAACCAACAGTTGAAAACATCGAAGAAGTATTTCAAAGTACATCCACTGAAAATTACGACGTATTAATTGGTATTGGAGGAGGTAGCGTTCTTGATACCACTAAAATTCTATCTGTATTAAGAACGAATGATAAATCAGTCCGTGAACTATTAGGAACAGATTTAGTTGAAAAACCTGGTACTCCAACAGTGTTAATCCCCACTACTTCAGGTACAGGAGCTGAAGTAACGCCAAATGCAATAGTTACATTGCCTGATGAAGAATTAAAAGTCGGAATAGTAAGCAAGCATCTTCTGCCGAACATTGTAATCCTTGATCCACTTTTAACTTTAGGGTTACCAAAGCCTATTACAGCTGCAACAGGAATGGATGCGTTTACCCATTCACTGGAATCATTTATCTCAAACAAAGCAAACTTAATCAGTGACATGGTTGCGTTAGAATCTATTCGCCTTATCTCGGCAAGTATCGTTGAAGCCTATCAAAATGGACAGTCTGTTGAAGCGAGAGAAAAAATGCTTGTTGGTTCTATGTATGGCGGGATGGCCCTGACGGCAGCGGGTACAGCAGCTGTACATGCACTGGCTTATCCATTGGGAGGAAAGTTCAAAATTCCTCATGGTGTAGCAAATTCAATGCTTTTACCTCATGTCATGGAATTTAATATGGATAGCATTATAGATCGATTGTACCTTGTAGCTGAACCAATGGACATTGAAATTCAAGGACTTTCAAAAGAAGAAGTGGCTCAAAATGTAGTGGACCGTATTGTAGAATGGACGAACATACTGGAAATTCCACAAAACTTGAAGGAATATGGCGTAACAGAAGAAGATATCCCGGAATTAGCTATTTCGGCTTCTAAAGTCACACGTTTGTTGGATAACAATCCAAAGGATGTAAGTGTAGAGGATATGGAAGCGATTTATCGCAAATTATTAGTTTAG
- a CDS encoding tetraprenyl-beta-curcumene synthase family protein, with protein MTQQIPKSSVLLMHQVYRKIFPEVHKELELWTQRAEAIPDPELRKQALESIRTKRFHCQGGAVYSLLAGDAWKQAIKFIIAYQTISDYLDNLCDRSTSLDPDDFRLLHQSMLDALQPGEKLKDYYALRDEKEDGGYLHSLVFTCQTILGKQPNLQVLQPYLLKLSGLYGDLQVHKHVAKEERIERLTNWFALHQEEHRDLTWYEFSACSGSTLGIFCFVSYGMGMEIDQQLADDIYQSYFPYMQGLHILLDYYIDQMEDEEEGDLNFCHYYRDSEEMKERLLYFIERTNESVQRLPHASFHEMVHHGLVGLYLADRKVSLLSDSKEMIKTLLKASGNKSKFFHLNIKAYNKMKEARTPIG; from the coding sequence ATGACCCAACAAATACCAAAGTCATCGGTTTTACTTATGCATCAAGTATATCGGAAAATATTCCCGGAAGTACATAAAGAATTGGAACTATGGACACAGAGGGCAGAAGCGATACCGGATCCGGAACTGCGAAAGCAGGCGCTGGAGAGTATTCGGACCAAACGCTTCCATTGCCAGGGCGGAGCGGTGTACAGTCTGCTTGCTGGTGATGCTTGGAAGCAGGCAATCAAGTTCATTATTGCCTATCAGACTATCAGTGACTATCTCGATAATTTATGTGATCGCAGTACTTCACTCGATCCAGACGATTTTCGCCTGCTGCATCAATCAATGCTGGATGCATTGCAGCCAGGTGAAAAGCTGAAGGATTATTATGCATTGCGTGATGAAAAAGAAGACGGTGGATACTTGCACTCGCTTGTTTTCACGTGTCAGACTATCCTCGGCAAACAGCCCAATCTGCAAGTTCTGCAGCCGTATTTGCTGAAACTTTCTGGATTATACGGCGATTTGCAAGTGCACAAGCACGTAGCGAAGGAAGAGCGGATTGAAAGACTGACAAACTGGTTTGCCCTGCATCAAGAGGAACACCGGGATCTTACGTGGTATGAATTCTCGGCATGCAGCGGGTCGACACTCGGTATCTTCTGCTTTGTATCTTATGGAATGGGGATGGAAATCGACCAGCAATTGGCTGATGATATCTATCAAAGCTATTTTCCATATATGCAAGGACTTCACATTCTGCTGGATTACTATATTGATCAGATGGAGGATGAAGAGGAAGGCGATCTGAATTTCTGCCATTATTACCGAGACTCGGAGGAAATGAAGGAAAGACTCCTATACTTCATAGAACGGACGAACGAAAGTGTCCAGCGTCTACCGCATGCGTCATTCCATGAGATGGTCCATCACGGGCTTGTCGGACTGTACTTGGCAGATCGCAAAGTGAGTCTGCTTTCGGATAGTAAAGAGATGATCAAAACATTGCTCAAGGCAAGCGGCAACAAATCGAAGTTTTTCCATTTGAATATCAAGGCATACAATAAAATGAAAGAAGCGCGTACCCCGATTGGCTAG